One region of Clostridiales bacterium genomic DNA includes:
- a CDS encoding FtsX-like permease family protein, which yields MNDILFGNNNSKVITKLSKRYFKKNKVRNLAALLAIILTAFLFTSITSLAFNMASSIQLSLQMQKGSKADGTLGYMTEKQYEQLVNSDFVDQAGHRRIIGYASNTSSHSIEINYEDSVQQELTFCVPTHGAAPEKANEIATTDLALKALGVEPEIGAEVPLEFELRGKTYHYDMVLSGWWEASNDSVSVATVSEQFIKENPDVVQNTYAVDHVMSGVTFSDVVLKNKANVQQQLNEFVYSIGGNPEDMGADNFILASENQMSQGLTSSESIVPAVVFILMFVVCGYLLIYNIFDISVMQDVRQYGLLRTIGTSTRQIKSIVNRQAVWLTLIGLPIGLIAGFFAGWVLLPIVTEIINLEYSMVGTSVSTSPLIFVIAALFTILTVLISTRKPAKKAAKISPLEAIRYTEQNAYKKSSAKRTNRVKLSRMAFSNLGRNRRRSAFIIISLLLCIVLFNSIIIVTQSLDEEKWVNRVTRTDFNVYNSAAFNVMEGVQHHEDTLSQQAVDLIAGQPGVEDERYLYRNTKDDRNVLVDYGFEDLSGIELFHEEEGVVNQSYQGYSLYTSSDTERRYFGNVMGASENFWADMRIFEGEKDAETLTQKMATGEYVIIGCPIDKLTEEPNNTPLTDQLQVGESISFYKDGELVKTSTILAKAILVGTETETPTGTTAQAHIAGDAPFVYLPDTVFKEIYDAPTLLTYGFNVEEALQPQMEEFLSSYVSENTSVAYTSTKLLKEQLDSVRSMILVIGGLIGCIMAFAGLINFTNMIITNIITRRHEFATMQSIGMTGKQLRRLMVYEGIYYAAGADIIGGAAAAVLAVTVLKSALNGPSMWFFTLNITLVPVLVIGVLYLLLAAVIPLIVLHFFNKGTVVERLRTSE from the coding sequence ATGAATGACATTCTATTTGGCAACAATAATTCCAAAGTAATTACCAAGCTATCCAAACGCTATTTCAAGAAGAATAAGGTACGCAATCTGGCTGCACTGCTGGCAATTATCCTGACTGCTTTCCTGTTTACCTCTATCACTTCCCTGGCGTTCAATATGGCGTCCTCCATCCAACTCTCTCTGCAAATGCAGAAAGGCAGCAAGGCGGATGGCACTTTGGGGTATATGACGGAGAAACAGTACGAGCAGCTTGTAAACAGCGATTTTGTGGACCAGGCAGGACACCGGCGTATCATTGGCTATGCAAGCAACACTTCCAGCCATTCCATTGAAATCAATTATGAAGATAGTGTGCAGCAGGAACTGACCTTCTGTGTGCCTACCCACGGAGCTGCACCGGAGAAAGCGAATGAGATCGCCACTACGGATTTGGCGCTGAAGGCGCTGGGTGTAGAACCTGAGATCGGCGCAGAGGTTCCGTTAGAATTTGAACTGCGGGGGAAAACTTATCATTACGATATGGTGCTTTCCGGCTGGTGGGAAGCAAGCAATGACTCTGTGAGCGTTGCGACTGTTTCAGAGCAGTTTATAAAAGAAAATCCCGATGTGGTTCAGAACACTTATGCGGTAGACCATGTAATGTCCGGCGTTACTTTTTCCGATGTCGTGCTGAAGAATAAAGCAAATGTTCAGCAGCAGTTGAATGAGTTCGTTTACTCCATTGGCGGCAATCCAGAGGATATGGGCGCAGACAATTTCATTCTCGCCTCCGAAAATCAAATGTCCCAGGGATTGACTTCATCAGAGTCCATCGTGCCTGCTGTTGTATTTATCCTGATGTTTGTCGTGTGCGGATACCTGCTGATCTACAATATCTTTGATATTTCCGTGATGCAGGATGTTCGTCAATACGGTCTGCTGCGGACGATTGGAACTTCCACACGGCAGATCAAGAGCATTGTGAACCGTCAGGCGGTCTGGCTCACGCTGATCGGACTGCCTATTGGTCTGATTGCCGGTTTCTTTGCCGGTTGGGTGCTGCTTCCTATCGTGACAGAGATCATTAACCTTGAATACTCTATGGTGGGTACATCCGTATCGACCTCGCCCCTGATCTTTGTTATTGCCGCTCTCTTTACAATTTTGACCGTGCTTATCAGCACCCGGAAGCCTGCAAAAAAGGCGGCAAAGATTTCTCCTCTGGAGGCGATCCGCTACACCGAGCAGAACGCCTATAAAAAGAGCAGTGCCAAGCGTACCAATAGAGTAAAGCTGTCCCGCATGGCCTTTTCCAACCTGGGGCGCAATCGTCGGCGTTCAGCGTTTATCATTATTTCCCTGCTTCTGTGCATCGTCCTGTTTAACTCTATCATCATTGTGACGCAAAGCCTTGATGAAGAAAAGTGGGTAAACCGTGTTACCAGAACAGATTTTAATGTCTATAACTCCGCCGCATTTAATGTAATGGAGGGCGTTCAGCACCATGAAGATACGCTCTCACAACAGGCAGTGGATCTGATTGCCGGACAGCCCGGAGTTGAGGATGAACGCTATCTTTACCGAAATACAAAGGACGATAGAAATGTGCTGGTTGACTATGGGTTTGAAGATTTAAGCGGTATAGAGCTATTCCATGAGGAAGAAGGCGTTGTAAATCAAAGCTATCAGGGATATAGCCTGTACACAAGTTCTGATACCGAAAGGCGCTATTTTGGTAATGTGATGGGAGCCTCCGAGAATTTCTGGGCGGATATGCGTATTTTTGAAGGCGAAAAAGATGCCGAAACCTTAACGCAGAAAATGGCTACCGGAGAATATGTCATTATTGGTTGCCCCATCGACAAATTGACAGAGGAACCAAATAACACTCCGCTGACCGATCAGTTACAGGTCGGGGAGAGCATTTCCTTCTACAAGGATGGGGAACTGGTCAAAACCAGCACCATCCTTGCAAAAGCGATTCTCGTGGGAACAGAAACAGAAACGCCCACAGGCACTACCGCTCAGGCACACATCGCCGGTGATGCTCCTTTTGTATATCTGCCGGACACTGTATTCAAGGAAATCTATGACGCTCCCACGCTTCTGACTTATGGATTCAATGTGGAGGAAGCCTTGCAGCCGCAGATGGAAGAATTCTTGAGCAGCTATGTGAGCGAAAATACTTCGGTTGCCTATACTTCCACCAAGCTGTTGAAAGAGCAACTTGATTCGGTCCGCAGCATGATTCTGGTTATCGGCGGTTTGATTGGCTGCATCATGGCCTTTGCGGGACTGATCAACTTTACCAACATGATTATTACCAACATCATCACCCGCCGCCATGAGTTCGCTACCATGCAAAGCATCGGTATGACCGGCAAGCAGCTTCGCCGCCTGATGGTCTATGAGGGCATCTATTATGCCGCCGGCGCAGACATTATTGGCGGAGCAGCCGCAGCGGTCCTGGCAGTCACGGTGCTAAAGAGCGCATTAAATGGCCCCTCCATGTGGTTCTTTACCCTGAACATTACATTGGTTCCTGTTCTGGTCATTGGTGTGCTTTATCTGCTGCTGGCTGCGGTCATTCCGCTGATTGTTCTCCACTTCTTTAACAAGGGAACTGTGGTGGAACGGCTGAGGACTTCGGAGTAA
- a CDS encoding sigma-70 family RNA polymerase sigma factor, which yields MKKINLRELYPNVYTTDFFVDVTEEVMETIRAAERAEAAYERKMYRYKAYYSLDCDNGIENAILMKPQTPEMLLEEKQLREQLYAAVMALPEKQAKRIYARYYLGMRVSEIATAEGVDQSRVRDSIRRGLKQLAKYF from the coding sequence ATGAAGAAAATTAACCTTCGGGAACTTTATCCTAATGTTTATACAACAGACTTTTTTGTAGATGTGACAGAGGAAGTAATGGAGACTATTCGAGCAGCTGAACGTGCGGAAGCTGCGTATGAGCGAAAGATGTATCGCTATAAGGCGTACTACTCCCTGGACTGCGACAACGGCATTGAAAATGCGATTCTGATGAAGCCCCAGACACCGGAAATGCTTTTGGAGGAAAAGCAGCTGCGGGAGCAGCTCTATGCTGCTGTGATGGCTCTGCCAGAGAAGCAGGCCAAGCGGATCTATGCCCGGTATTATCTGGGTATGCGTGTGAGTGAGATCGCCACAGCGGAGGGCGTAGACCAAAGCCGTGTCCGTGATAGTATCCGGCGTGGTCTGAAGCAACTAGCAAAGTATTTTTAG
- a CDS encoding type II toxin-antitoxin system PemK/MazF family toxin — MFEKFHRGDIYSADLSPGIGSEQSGSRPVLILQNNVGNCFSPTIIIAAITSVSKKCRKFPTHYHLNDRCGLMKPSVVMLEQIRTIDKSRLKNYIGHLNKDDMENINKTLLCSLGIT; from the coding sequence ATGTTTGAAAAATTCCATCGAGGTGACATATATTCGGCTGATTTAAGTCCTGGTATTGGCTCCGAACAAAGTGGCTCTCGTCCTGTACTCATTCTTCAAAACAATGTGGGAAATTGTTTCAGTCCTACGATTATTATTGCAGCAATTACCAGTGTAAGTAAAAAATGCAGAAAATTCCCCACGCATTACCACTTAAACGACAGATGCGGTTTGATGAAACCATCTGTTGTTATGCTGGAACAGATCAGAACAATCGACAAGTCGAGGTTAAAAAACTATATTGGTCATCTAAACAAGGATGACATGGAAAACATAAACAAGACGCTCTTGTGTAGTCTGGGGATTACATAA
- a CDS encoding HAMP domain-containing histidine kinase gives MNMRKLSINKACILLGTLLLLAVGAVCAAVYLLTQNITAVRCVFLFSLFVLLCVIFFVALIRRKLVRFSDAFCGQMDDMLSENMQPKQTTCEESLFYKINYRLGRLYEVMQENKNSIAKERTDLQELISDISHQVKTPIANLKMINNTLLENEVPPQKQKEFLTAQASQLDKLGFLMQAMIKTSRLETGVISLEQRQQPVYDTLAAALGGILLNAEKKKIDVQVECPEHLDARHDRKWTSEALFNILDNAVKYTPAGGQIRVSVEGWEMYVKIDIADTGIGISEQHQGTIFKRFYREDVVHDVDGIGIGLYLAREIVTLQGGYIRVASEVGKGSTFSVFLLRK, from the coding sequence ATGAATATGCGAAAACTCTCCATCAACAAAGCCTGTATCCTTTTGGGAACGCTTTTGCTGCTGGCGGTTGGTGCAGTCTGCGCCGCTGTTTATCTGCTGACCCAGAATATAACCGCTGTCCGGTGTGTGTTCCTGTTCAGTCTCTTTGTACTGCTCTGCGTTATCTTCTTTGTGGCTCTGATCCGCCGGAAGCTGGTTCGGTTCTCCGATGCCTTTTGTGGTCAGATGGATGATATGCTCTCCGAAAATATGCAGCCGAAGCAGACAACCTGCGAAGAAAGCCTGTTCTACAAAATCAACTATCGGCTGGGGCGGCTGTACGAGGTCATGCAGGAAAATAAAAACAGCATCGCAAAGGAACGGACTGACCTACAAGAGCTGATCTCTGACATCTCTCATCAGGTCAAGACCCCGATTGCCAACTTGAAAATGATCAACAACACGCTGCTTGAAAATGAGGTTCCTCCGCAGAAGCAAAAGGAATTTCTGACAGCCCAGGCCAGCCAGCTTGATAAGCTGGGCTTCCTCATGCAAGCCATGATTAAAACCTCCCGACTGGAAACGGGAGTCATTTCGCTGGAGCAGAGACAGCAACCGGTTTACGATACCCTTGCCGCTGCCCTAGGCGGGATTTTGCTCAATGCCGAAAAGAAAAAGATAGATGTGCAGGTGGAATGCCCGGAGCATTTGGATGCACGCCATGATAGAAAATGGACAAGCGAAGCCCTGTTCAACATTCTGGATAATGCTGTGAAATACACCCCGGCAGGCGGGCAGATCCGTGTGTCGGTGGAAGGCTGGGAAATGTATGTGAAGATCGACATTGCCGATACCGGCATCGGCATTTCAGAGCAGCACCAGGGGACGATTTTCAAGCGGTTTTATCGGGAAGATGTGGTGCATGATGTGGACGGTATTGGAATCGGTCTGTATCTGGCCCGTGAGATTGTGACCTTGCAGGGCGGTTATATCCGGGTAGCGTCTGAGGTTGGGAAAGGCTCAACCTTTTCTGTTTTCCTGCTCCGAAAGTAG
- a CDS encoding restriction endonuclease, translating to MSLPKYNELYLPFLTVIQDGAVYSTREIKAKLASYLCLSEDDLSLLLSNSMQSVWSTRVGWANTYLKKAGLVIAPKKGHCQITDEGKRLLESDVDITNHYLQQHYPAFEAFVKGKKSENTDSDATVQRDASETPQETFERVYSIINEQLADELLAAIMDQTPTFFEALVVDLMKAMGYGDGFVTKTSGDGGIDGIIHEDKLGFNLIYIQAKRWATDTTIGKPEIQKFAGAMMGPPKVDKGLFITTAKFSQGARDFANAQHIILVDGEKLTELMIEYNLGVSAQKTYQIKRIDSDYFLDT from the coding sequence ATGTCTTTACCGAAGTATAATGAGCTATATCTTCCTTTTCTAACAGTAATACAAGATGGTGCTGTTTATTCTACAAGAGAAATTAAGGCCAAGCTGGCATCCTATCTTTGCCTTTCAGAAGATGATCTCTCACTTTTGCTTTCTAACAGTATGCAATCCGTCTGGTCGACAAGGGTCGGTTGGGCAAATACATACTTGAAAAAAGCAGGACTTGTGATCGCGCCGAAAAAGGGCCATTGTCAAATAACCGATGAGGGGAAGCGTTTGCTAGAAAGTGATGTTGATATTACAAATCACTATCTTCAGCAGCATTATCCCGCCTTTGAAGCGTTTGTAAAAGGAAAAAAGAGCGAAAATACCGATTCCGATGCAACAGTGCAGCGGGATGCTTCCGAAACACCGCAGGAAACATTTGAGCGAGTCTATTCCATCATCAATGAGCAGCTGGCAGATGAACTGCTTGCTGCTATTATGGATCAAACGCCAACATTCTTTGAAGCTCTTGTTGTAGATTTAATGAAAGCTATGGGATATGGCGACGGATTTGTTACAAAAACAAGTGGTGACGGCGGGATTGACGGCATTATTCACGAAGATAAGCTTGGGTTTAACTTGATTTATATTCAGGCAAAACGCTGGGCCACGGACACGACCATCGGAAAGCCGGAAATTCAGAAATTTGCCGGTGCGATGATGGGACCGCCAAAAGTGGATAAAGGGCTTTTTATTACGACTGCCAAGTTTTCTCAAGGTGCAAGAGATTTTGCGAACGCGCAACATATCATTCTTGTTGATGGTGAAAAGTTGACCGAACTCATGATTGAATATAATTTGGGTGTATCAGCGCAAAAAACATATCAAATCAAA
- a CDS encoding ABC transporter ATP-binding protein, protein MSILQTTELKKYYGAEPNITRALDGVTLSIEKGEFVAIVGTSGSGKSTLLNMIGGLDVPTSGQVVVDGKELSKLKDEELTVFRRRKIGFIFQNYNLVPVLNVFENIVLPVELDGNKVDKKFMNEVVQMLGLEDKLNNMPNNLSGGQQQRVAIARALVSKPAIVLADEPTGNLDSKTSADVLGLLKTTSQKFHQTLVMITHNSEIAQLADRIIRIEDGKIVQ, encoded by the coding sequence ATGAGCATTTTGCAAACGACTGAACTGAAAAAATATTATGGTGCAGAGCCGAACATTACCAGAGCCTTGGATGGTGTGACCCTCTCTATTGAAAAAGGAGAATTTGTAGCTATCGTAGGAACCTCCGGCAGTGGTAAATCCACGCTGCTGAACATGATCGGCGGATTGGATGTGCCCACCTCCGGCCAGGTGGTCGTGGATGGCAAGGAGCTGTCCAAACTCAAAGACGAGGAACTGACCGTTTTCCGCAGAAGAAAGATCGGCTTTATCTTCCAGAATTACAATCTGGTACCGGTGCTGAATGTCTTTGAAAATATTGTGTTGCCTGTGGAGCTGGACGGAAACAAGGTAGACAAGAAGTTTATGAACGAAGTAGTGCAGATGCTGGGGCTTGAGGATAAGCTGAACAATATGCCCAATAACCTCTCCGGCGGCCAGCAGCAGCGCGTAGCCATTGCCCGCGCCTTGGTGTCAAAGCCCGCTATTGTCTTGGCTGATGAACCCACCGGCAACCTGGACAGCAAGACCAGCGCCGATGTGCTGGGGCTTCTGAAAACTACCAGCCAGAAATTCCACCAGACCCTCGTAATGATTACCCATAACAGTGAGATCGCCCAGCTTGCCGACCGCATTATTCGGATCGAGGATGGTAAGATCGTGCAGTAA
- a CDS encoding sigma-70 family RNA polymerase sigma factor codes for MKKVNLRDLYPDVYKNDHFVEVTEDVLETIRAAERAEAAYDRRMYRYKAHYSLDCDNGIENAILMKPQTPEMLLEEKQLREQLYAAVMALPEKQAKRIYARYYLGMRVSEIAVAEDVDPSRVRDSIRRGLKQLAKYF; via the coding sequence ATGAAGAAAGTCAATCTTAGGGACTTATATCCCGATGTTTATAAAAACGATCATTTTGTAGAAGTAACAGAAGATGTGCTGGAGACGATCCGTGCCGCTGAGCGTGCAGAAGCTGCTTATGACCGGAGGATGTATCGCTATAAAGCGCATTACTCTCTGGACTGTGATAACGGCATTGAAAATGCGATCCTGATGAAGCCCCAGACGCCGGAAATGCTCCTGGAGGAAAAGCAGCTGCGGGAGCAGCTCTACGCCGCAGTGATGGCTCTGCCGGAGAAGCAGGCCAAGCGGATCTATGCTCGGTATTACCTGGGTATGCGTGTGAGCGAGATAGCAGTAGCGGAGGATGTAGACCCAAGCCGTGTCCGTGACAGCATCCGGCGTGGTCTGAAGCAGCTGGCAAAGTATTTTTGA
- a CDS encoding recombinase family protein gives MNRYGKRCVLYPRVSTEMQVDGYSLEGQKNMLTRFADREEMIVVDTYEDAGKSGKSIEGRPAFQKMLRDIEDGLDIDYILVYKLSRFGRNAADILNSLELVQSYGVNLICIEEGIDSSQTSGKLLISVLSAVAEIERENIIEQTMNGRREKARQGGWNGGFAPYGYTLEDNKLMIEETEAVAIRKIFELYTSSEIGLGGIANQLNLQGIRKIPRQNGTLEDWTGHFIKLILDNPVYCGKIAYGRRTKEKVKGTKNDYQMKRNDDYILTEGQHKGIVSEEVWEKAHAKRLRTGVKQPSKIGRDRVHLLSGLLKCPVCGSPMYTNKHAWTNKDGTYKEIYYYVCSRNRMVRGKHCEYKAMLKKTDIEPMVIEAIREIVRNEEYAQAIKKRIGVQIDTKAVDKELEGYQAKLKEVDLNKTRLEREIDSLPADAKYRERKLHDMTLRLDSLYDVIVELEEKIEDARLRRDAIKQQAITLENIYKIMVNFDCVYNIINDEEKRNVVTALIKEIEIYRNDESEYPLKRIGLNFPVFKDGGEVTELLWDKGNTVETVALLNRISE, from the coding sequence ATGAACCGATATGGAAAACGCTGTGTTTTGTATCCGAGGGTCAGCACAGAGATGCAAGTGGACGGATACAGCCTGGAAGGTCAAAAAAATATGCTGACACGATTTGCGGATCGTGAGGAAATGATCGTTGTTGATACTTATGAAGATGCCGGTAAATCCGGTAAATCCATTGAGGGACGACCTGCCTTTCAAAAAATGCTCAGAGATATTGAGGATGGCTTGGACATTGACTATATTTTAGTGTATAAGCTGTCACGGTTTGGCCGTAATGCAGCAGATATACTTAACTCTTTGGAGTTGGTTCAATCTTATGGTGTAAATCTGATTTGCATAGAAGAAGGGATTGATTCCTCTCAGACAAGCGGAAAACTTTTGATTTCTGTACTATCTGCTGTGGCTGAGATTGAGCGTGAGAATATTATCGAGCAGACGATGAACGGGCGGCGCGAAAAGGCACGGCAGGGTGGATGGAATGGTGGCTTTGCTCCCTACGGATATACACTGGAAGATAACAAGCTGATGATTGAAGAAACAGAGGCTGTGGCAATACGGAAGATTTTTGAATTATATACTTCATCGGAAATCGGTTTGGGTGGTATTGCGAATCAGTTGAACTTACAAGGTATACGGAAAATTCCGAGGCAGAATGGCACATTAGAGGATTGGACAGGACATTTTATTAAACTGATATTGGATAACCCGGTTTATTGCGGTAAAATTGCCTATGGACGGAGAACGAAGGAAAAAGTCAAAGGCACAAAAAACGATTACCAGATGAAAAGAAATGACGATTACATTCTGACAGAGGGACAGCATAAAGGAATCGTTAGTGAGGAGGTATGGGAAAAGGCTCATGCCAAGCGTCTTAGAACCGGAGTAAAGCAACCGTCAAAAATTGGGCGGGATCGAGTTCATTTGTTATCAGGTCTGCTGAAATGCCCGGTTTGTGGAAGTCCCATGTATACGAATAAACACGCATGGACAAATAAAGATGGCACTTACAAAGAAATTTACTATTATGTATGTAGTCGGAATAGGATGGTCCGGGGTAAGCATTGTGAATATAAGGCGATGCTGAAAAAGACCGATATTGAACCGATGGTCATTGAGGCAATTCGTGAGATCGTAAGGAATGAGGAATATGCCCAAGCCATTAAAAAACGGATTGGCGTTCAGATTGACACGAAAGCAGTGGATAAAGAACTGGAGGGCTATCAGGCAAAGCTGAAGGAAGTTGATCTGAATAAAACAAGATTGGAACGGGAAATTGACAGTCTCCCTGCTGATGCAAAATACCGGGAACGAAAGCTCCATGATATGACCTTGCGGTTAGATTCCCTATATGATGTCATTGTTGAGCTGGAGGAAAAAATCGAAGATGCCAGACTTCGGCGAGATGCAATTAAGCAGCAGGCAATTACTCTTGAGAATATTTACAAAATCATGGTGAATTTCGACTGCGTTTATAATATAATAAATGACGAAGAAAAGAGAAATGTGGTCACAGCCTTGATTAAGGAAATTGAAATTTACAGGAATGACGAGTCTGAATATCCGCTAAAGCGGATTGGTTTGAATTTTCCGGTGTTCAAGGATGGCGGGGAAGTTACGGAGCTTTTGTGGGACAAAGGGAATACCGTTGAGACTGTGGCACTGCTGAATAGAATATCTGAATAA
- a CDS encoding DNA-binding protein has protein sequence MDYMTLKEASEKWGVTPRQINYLCTGGRIPGAVKMATIWMIPKDAEKPADRRFKNTKK, from the coding sequence ATGGATTATATGACGCTGAAAGAAGCAAGTGAAAAATGGGGTGTTACCCCAAGGCAGATCAATTATCTGTGTACCGGTGGGCGTATCCCCGGCGCTGTAAAGATGGCTACCATTTGGATGATTCCCAAGGATGCAGAGAAACCGGCAGACCGCCGTTTCAAAAATACAAAAAAATAA
- a CDS encoding response regulator transcription factor gives MRILVVEDDRLLNNTLCYNLDTAGYAVDSALTKSAASNFLTKQDYDLIVLDVNLPDGNGFDFCREVKERRPDTAVIFLTANDMESDMLKGYELGAEDYVTKPFPMSVFQKKLSVVLGRLAKQSGGDCYEDGALSINFSEMTASLSGKPLVFTPLEYRLLKILTKNPQNVLTRQVLLEKLWDADGNFVDEHALTAAISRVRNKIETEGCQYIKTVYGMGYMWIGGASK, from the coding sequence ATGCGAATTTTAGTAGTCGAGGATGACCGACTTTTGAATAATACCTTGTGCTATAATCTGGATACTGCGGGCTATGCCGTGGACTCTGCATTGACAAAATCAGCAGCCAGCAACTTTCTGACCAAGCAGGACTATGACCTGATCGTGCTGGATGTAAACCTGCCGGATGGGAATGGCTTTGATTTCTGCCGTGAGGTAAAGGAGCGTCGGCCGGATACGGCGGTGATCTTCCTGACCGCAAACGATATGGAAAGTGATATGCTCAAAGGATATGAGCTGGGCGCGGAGGACTATGTGACCAAGCCATTTCCTATGAGCGTCTTTCAAAAAAAGCTGTCCGTGGTGCTGGGGCGGTTGGCGAAACAGTCTGGAGGCGATTGCTATGAGGATGGTGCGCTGTCCATCAATTTCTCGGAGATGACTGCTTCCCTGTCCGGTAAGCCGTTGGTGTTCACTCCGTTGGAATACCGGCTGTTGAAAATACTGACCAAAAATCCGCAGAATGTTTTGACCAGGCAGGTGCTGCTTGAAAAGCTGTGGGATGCCGATGGAAACTTTGTGGATGAACACGCCCTGACTGCGGCCATCAGCCGGGTGCGGAACAAAATTGAAACAGAGGGATGCCAGTACATCAAGACGGTGTACGGCATGGGCTATATGTGGATCGGAGGGGCATCGAAATGA